The genomic interval ACTACAACTTCTCGCGCAATGTCAGCCGTAACTACGCCGTGCCGTGTGTGTTTTCCAGCGAACAGCTGCGCTACCCCAAGGGTGATGGCAGTGTTTGCCTGCAGAAGAGTTTCGTCGGTGAAGGCGTGCGCCTGGACTGCTCGGGTGGTTTTGGCGCAGTGATGATGGTGACCGCGACCTTTGGCATGGTCGCGGCCAGCAAGGCCGTGGAAAAACTGGTGGCGGGTGCCAGGCGGCCTTCGGAGCGGGTCAAACCCGAGTAACCTGTTCCTATTCGCGGGCAAGCCCGCGAAGAAGTCCCACTGTTCAGTGGCTGGAGGTGATTTCTGCCATCCGCAGCAACACCGCATGCAGGCCATTGCTGCGCGAGGGGGACAGTTGCCGTTCCAGGCCTAACTGGCTGAACCAGCCCGGCAAATCCAGCTCAGCCAGCTCGCTGCTGGCCAGGCCTTGCACCCGCACCAGCAGCAAGGCCAGCAACCCGCGCAACAACCGTGCATCGCTGCTGGCCTTGAATCGCCACTGGCCATCTTGCTGTTCAGCCACCAGCCACACCAGGCTTTCACAGCCATGCACACGGTTGTGCTCGCATTTGTCGGCAT from Pseudomonas kermanshahensis carries:
- a CDS encoding SufE family protein, translated to MSLPTAAREALEQFEQARGWEQRARLLMQWGDRLEPLSDADKCEHNRVHGCESLVWLVAEQQDGQWRFKASSDARLLRGLLALLLVRVQGLASSELAELDLPGWFSQLGLERQLSPSRSNGLHAVLLRMAEITSSH